In a single window of the Limnohabitans sp. 2KL-27 genome:
- the recD gene encoding exodeoxyribonuclease V subunit alpha encodes MSLRKTTRLTAVATTQMDWLNDLPAQGLSAAQTLQWLQLWTEQGLLRHIDSALAAQLLRLDGQASPALLVSAALLAQMEGRGHTCLPLADLCTPPVALLAWPAVAVDGPQGLRALWAHLPATLADWQAALQSSPSRACSRLSDAPDQGQPLVLGGTAHEPLLYLRRYAGYEQRVGQGLLQRVSEPLPVPEAAARRWLDRFFVPSTKAPAETDWQKVACAVALRARLSVITGGPGTGKTYTAARLLALLLALHEGDSPLRVALAAPTGKAAARLKQSIDNALTSLQDQVPEGSGLDLISLIARMGPARTLHSLLGARPDTRQFRHHAANPLDVDVLIVDEASMVHLEMMDALLQALPATARLVLLGDKDQLASVEAGAVLGDLCRDAAAGRYSADTAQFVQTVTGQTLPVPYLFSGAASALAQQTVMLRESRRFKGAIGQLALAVNRGDAAAARATLLTSVGASPRPRTPAAGTAHPEASTLLALQPNSPQAVCELALGSSGKPSYADYLLRMQQGPAGQDAEAHTAWVRDVLQAFERFRILCAVHQGDWGTQGLNAAVQKALANGGLLHVSGEWFAGRPVMVTRNDAQLGVFNGDVGVALPNTEGKLKVWFLDGEALRSVSVMRLAQVETAWVMTVHKSQGSEFEHTALVLPPGGAEVLSRELVYTGITRAREQFTLMEAEAGLLEAAMARPSVRASGLAQAWALD; translated from the coding sequence ATGAGCTTGCGCAAGACAACCCGCCTGACAGCCGTCGCCACCACGCAAATGGATTGGCTCAACGACCTACCCGCCCAAGGCCTGAGCGCCGCTCAAACGTTGCAATGGCTGCAGCTGTGGACCGAACAAGGCCTGCTGCGCCACATCGACAGTGCCCTTGCGGCCCAACTGCTGCGGCTCGATGGCCAAGCCAGTCCCGCGCTTCTGGTGTCGGCGGCCTTGCTCGCGCAAATGGAAGGGCGTGGCCACACCTGCCTGCCCTTGGCCGACCTGTGCACACCGCCTGTGGCGCTGCTGGCTTGGCCCGCTGTGGCGGTCGATGGACCGCAAGGCTTGCGTGCGCTTTGGGCGCACCTACCCGCCACGCTGGCCGACTGGCAAGCCGCTTTGCAAAGCAGCCCATCCCGAGCCTGTTCGCGTCTGAGCGATGCACCCGACCAAGGCCAGCCGCTGGTGCTGGGCGGCACGGCCCATGAACCGCTCTTGTACCTGCGCCGCTATGCAGGCTACGAGCAGCGCGTGGGCCAGGGTCTGTTGCAACGGGTCAGCGAACCGTTGCCTGTGCCCGAGGCGGCGGCACGCCGCTGGCTGGACCGTTTCTTTGTGCCCAGTACCAAAGCACCTGCCGAAACCGATTGGCAAAAGGTGGCCTGCGCCGTAGCGCTGCGTGCGCGTCTGTCGGTCATCACGGGCGGGCCGGGCACAGGCAAGACTTACACCGCAGCCCGCCTGTTGGCTTTGCTGCTGGCACTGCACGAGGGCGACAGCCCGCTGCGCGTGGCGCTGGCCGCGCCCACGGGCAAGGCGGCGGCGCGGCTCAAGCAATCCATCGACAACGCACTGACCAGCCTGCAAGATCAGGTGCCAGAGGGCAGCGGTCTGGACTTGATCTCGCTGATCGCCCGCATGGGTCCAGCACGCACCTTGCATTCGCTGCTGGGTGCACGGCCCGACACGCGCCAGTTCAGACACCACGCGGCCAACCCGCTCGATGTGGATGTGCTGATCGTGGACGAAGCCTCGATGGTGCACTTGGAAATGATGGACGCGCTGCTGCAGGCGCTGCCCGCCACGGCGCGGCTGGTGCTGCTGGGCGACAAGGACCAGCTGGCCTCGGTGGAAGCGGGCGCGGTGTTGGGCGACCTGTGCCGCGACGCCGCCGCAGGCCGCTACAGCGCAGACACTGCGCAGTTTGTGCAGACCGTGACCGGGCAGACCTTGCCAGTGCCATACCTGTTCTCAGGTGCCGCGTCCGCGCTGGCCCAACAGACCGTTATGCTGCGTGAAAGCCGCCGCTTCAAAGGCGCGATCGGCCAGCTGGCCCTTGCAGTGAACCGGGGTGACGCCGCTGCAGCCCGCGCAACGCTCCTGACTTCTGTGGGAGCGAGCCCTCGCCCGCGAACGCCCGCCGCAGGCACCGCCCACCCCGAAGCCAGCACACTGCTTGCCCTGCAGCCCAACAGCCCCCAAGCCGTCTGCGAGCTGGCCCTGGGCTCGTCAGGCAAACCGTCTTACGCCGACTACCTGCTGCGGATGCAGCAGGGGCCGGCAGGGCAGGACGCCGAAGCCCACACCGCTTGGGTCCGCGATGTGCTCCAGGCTTTCGAGCGCTTTCGCATTTTGTGTGCGGTGCACCAAGGTGACTGGGGCACTCAAGGTCTGAACGCCGCAGTGCAAAAAGCCTTGGCTAATGGCGGCTTGCTCCACGTCTCGGGTGAATGGTTTGCTGGTCGGCCCGTCATGGTCACGCGCAATGACGCACAGCTGGGGGTGTTCAATGGTGACGTGGGCGTGGCCTTGCCCAACACCGAGGGCAAGCTCAAGGTCTGGTTCCTCGACGGCGAGGCGCTGCGCTCGGTGAGCGTGATGCGCCTGGCGCAGGTCGAAACCGCTTGGGTGATGACGGTGCACAAAAGCCAAGGCTCTGAATTCGAGCACACCGCGCTGGTGCTGCCGCCTGGCGGAGCCGAAGTTTTGTCACGCGAACTGGTCTACACCGGCATCACGCGGGCGCGTGAACAATTCACCTTGATGGAGGCCGAGGCGGGCTTGCTGGAAGCGGCCATGGCCCGCCCCAGTGTGCGGGCCAGTGGGCTGGCGCAGGCGTGGGCTCTGGACTGA
- a CDS encoding pyridoxal phosphate-dependent aminotransferase: protein MNRNTAPFMRQAVMDLEESRIREVANAGMGRPDVLAFWFGESDEVTPDLVRQAAIDSMQRGETFYSHNLGLPELREAVSDYMSSLHGPMGVDRLAITSGGVNALMLAAQALVDAGDEVVAVTPVWPNLTAQAVVMGANLKCVSLRPVGGQWQLDMAALKSAITPATRMLIVNSPNNPTGWTLSRAEQAEILAHCRSTGTWVLADEVYERLYYETDTANGCAPSFLDVAEPDDRLVVVHSFSKSFLMTGWRLGWLVMPAAMTPHMGKLIEFNTSCASVFTQRAGVVALRHTADITPRVVAHLKACRDTLVPLLQALPGVQLAPARGGMYAFFKLEGHPDAVLTAKRLVAEAGLGLAPGEAFAPEAAGWLRWCFASKDQARLSEGVERLKAWLAKN, encoded by the coding sequence ATGAACCGAAATACTGCCCCTTTCATGCGTCAGGCCGTCATGGACCTGGAAGAGTCTCGCATCCGCGAAGTCGCCAATGCAGGCATGGGCCGCCCCGATGTGCTGGCCTTCTGGTTTGGTGAGTCCGACGAGGTCACGCCCGACCTCGTGCGCCAGGCCGCCATCGATTCCATGCAGCGTGGCGAGACCTTTTATTCGCACAACCTGGGCCTGCCCGAGTTGCGCGAGGCTGTGTCCGACTACATGTCGTCGTTGCACGGACCCATGGGCGTAGACCGCTTGGCCATCACCTCGGGCGGCGTGAACGCCTTGATGCTGGCGGCGCAAGCGCTGGTGGATGCGGGCGACGAGGTGGTCGCCGTCACGCCGGTTTGGCCCAACCTCACGGCGCAGGCGGTGGTCATGGGCGCAAATTTGAAGTGCGTGTCGCTGCGCCCGGTGGGTGGGCAGTGGCAGCTTGACATGGCCGCGCTCAAATCGGCAATCACCCCTGCCACGCGCATGCTGATCGTCAACTCGCCCAACAACCCCACGGGTTGGACGCTCAGCCGCGCCGAGCAGGCCGAGATCCTGGCGCATTGCCGCAGCACCGGCACCTGGGTGCTGGCCGACGAGGTGTACGAGCGCCTTTATTACGAAACCGACACCGCCAACGGCTGTGCGCCGTCGTTTCTGGATGTGGCCGAGCCCGACGACCGCCTGGTGGTGGTGCACAGCTTTTCCAAGAGCTTTTTGATGACCGGTTGGCGTCTGGGCTGGCTGGTCATGCCCGCCGCCATGACACCCCACATGGGCAAATTGATCGAGTTCAACACCTCGTGCGCTTCCGTTTTCACCCAACGGGCCGGCGTGGTGGCGCTGCGCCACACCGCCGACATCACCCCCCGTGTGGTGGCCCACCTCAAGGCCTGCCGCGACACGCTGGTGCCTTTGCTGCAAGCGTTGCCAGGCGTGCAACTGGCCCCTGCCCGGGGCGGCATGTACGCGTTTTTCAAGCTCGAAGGGCACCCGGATGCGGTGCTCACCGCCAAACGCCTGGTGGCCGAAGCCGGCCTTGGTCTGGCCCCTGGTGAGGCCTTTGCCCCCGAGGCGGCGGGTTGGCTGCGCTGGTGCTTTGCCTCCAAAGACCAGGCGCGCTTGAGTGAGGGTGTGGAACGGCTCAAGGCGTGGCTGGCCAAGAATTAA
- the rpsO gene encoding 30S ribosomal protein S15 produces MIASSIKAEVVKANARAANDTGSPEVQVALLTARINELTPHFKTHAKDHHGRRGLLRMVSRRRKLLDYLKSRDADRYVALIAKLGLRK; encoded by the coding sequence ATGATTGCATCTTCAATCAAGGCTGAGGTCGTCAAGGCCAACGCACGTGCTGCCAACGATACGGGCTCCCCAGAAGTCCAAGTGGCTTTGCTCACAGCCCGCATCAACGAGCTGACACCTCACTTTAAAACACACGCCAAAGACCATCACGGTCGCCGCGGTCTGCTGCGCATGGTGAGCCGTCGCCGCAAACTGCTGGACTACCTCAAGTCCCGTGATGCTGACCGTTATGTTGCGCTGATCGCCAAACTTGGCCTGCGTAAATAA
- the pnp gene encoding polyribonucleotide nucleotidyltransferase, with product MSIFNKVTKTFQWGQHTVKMETGEVARQAGGPVLLDMEGTVVLATVVGSKIAKAGQDFFPLTVDYIEKTYAAGKIPGSFFKREAKPSEHETLTSRLIDRPIRPLFPEGFYNDVHVVIHTVSLNPEVDADIAAMIAVSAALSISGIPFNGPIGAARVGYINGEYVLNPGQTQRKDSVMDLVVAGTEAAVLMVESEALQLSEEIMLGGVVYGHEQSAIAINAIHELVREAGKPVWDWQAPARDTAFEAKLATLAEEKLRTAYQIRNKQARTHACREAYASVKVALAEEGVAFDSVKLDGLMFEIEARIVRSQILAGEPRIDGRDTRTVRPIEIRNSVLPRTHGSALFTRGETQALVITTLGTERDAQRIDALAGEFEDRFMFHYNMPPFATGEVGRMGSTKRREIGHGRLAKRALAAVLPTKEEFPYTVRVVSEITESNGSSSMASVCGGCLSMMDAGVPMKAHVAGIAMGLIKEDNRFAVLTDILGDEDHLGDMDFKVAGTTNGITALQMDIKIQGITKEIMQVALAQAKEARMHILGKMQEAMSEANTEVSDFAPKLFTMKINPEKIRDVIGKGGATIRALTEETGCQINIEEDGTITIAATDGEKADIAKKRIEQITAEVEIGKVYEGPVTKILDFGALINLLPGKDGLLHISQIAHERVEKVTDYLSEGQIVKVKVMETDEKGRIKLSMKALLDRPAQG from the coding sequence ATGTCTATTTTTAACAAAGTCACCAAAACCTTCCAGTGGGGCCAGCACACGGTCAAGATGGAAACCGGCGAAGTCGCCCGCCAAGCCGGCGGCCCTGTGCTGCTCGACATGGAAGGCACCGTGGTGCTGGCCACCGTCGTGGGTTCCAAGATCGCCAAGGCCGGTCAAGACTTCTTTCCCCTGACGGTCGATTACATCGAGAAAACTTACGCCGCAGGCAAGATCCCTGGCAGCTTCTTCAAGCGTGAAGCCAAGCCCAGCGAGCACGAAACCCTGACCAGCCGCCTGATCGACCGCCCGATCCGTCCTCTGTTCCCCGAAGGTTTCTACAACGATGTTCACGTGGTCATCCACACCGTGTCCTTGAACCCTGAAGTCGACGCCGACATCGCCGCGATGATCGCCGTGTCGGCCGCTTTGTCCATTTCGGGCATCCCATTCAATGGCCCCATCGGTGCGGCCCGTGTGGGTTACATCAACGGCGAATATGTCCTGAACCCCGGCCAGACACAGCGCAAAGACAGCGTGATGGATCTGGTGGTGGCCGGCACCGAAGCCGCTGTGCTGATGGTCGAATCTGAAGCCCTGCAACTGTCCGAAGAAATCATGTTGGGCGGCGTGGTGTATGGCCATGAGCAATCCGCGATTGCCATCAACGCGATCCACGAGTTGGTCCGCGAAGCTGGCAAGCCAGTTTGGGACTGGCAAGCGCCTGCCCGCGACACCGCCTTCGAAGCCAAGCTGGCCACATTGGCCGAAGAAAAGCTGCGCACTGCTTACCAAATCCGCAACAAGCAAGCCCGTACACACGCTTGCCGCGAAGCCTACGCTTCGGTCAAAGTCGCTTTGGCTGAAGAAGGCGTCGCCTTTGACAGCGTCAAGCTCGACGGCTTGATGTTCGAAATCGAAGCGCGCATCGTGCGCAGCCAGATTTTGGCCGGTGAGCCCCGCATCGACGGCCGCGACACCCGCACGGTGCGCCCCATCGAAATCCGCAACAGCGTGCTGCCCCGCACCCACGGCTCGGCCCTGTTCACCCGTGGCGAAACCCAGGCTTTGGTGATCACCACCTTGGGCACCGAGCGCGATGCCCAGCGCATCGACGCTCTCGCTGGCGAGTTCGAAGACCGCTTCATGTTCCACTACAACATGCCTCCCTTTGCCACTGGCGAAGTGGGCCGCATGGGCTCGACCAAGCGCCGCGAAATCGGCCACGGCCGTTTGGCCAAGCGTGCTTTGGCCGCTGTGTTGCCGACCAAAGAAGAGTTCCCCTACACCGTGCGTGTGGTGTCCGAGATCACCGAATCGAACGGCTCTTCGTCCATGGCTTCGGTCTGCGGCGGCTGCCTGTCGATGATGGACGCCGGTGTGCCGATGAAAGCCCACGTGGCCGGTATCGCCATGGGCCTGATCAAAGAAGACAACCGCTTTGCGGTGCTGACCGACATCCTGGGTGACGAAGACCACCTGGGTGACATGGACTTCAAAGTGGCCGGTACCACCAACGGCATCACCGCGCTGCAGATGGACATCAAAATCCAGGGCATCACCAAAGAAATCATGCAAGTGGCTTTGGCTCAGGCCAAAGAAGCGCGCATGCACATTCTGGGCAAGATGCAAGAGGCGATGAGCGAAGCCAACACCGAAGTGTCTGATTTCGCGCCCAAGCTCTTCACCATGAAGATCAACCCCGAAAAAATCCGTGACGTGATCGGCAAAGGTGGCGCGACCATCCGTGCCCTGACCGAAGAAACCGGTTGCCAGATCAACATCGAGGAAGACGGCACGATCACCATCGCTGCGACCGATGGCGAGAAGGCCGACATCGCCAAAAAGCGCATCGAACAGATCACGGCCGAAGTCGAAATCGGCAAGGTTTACGAAGGCCCGGTCACCAAAATCCTGGACTTTGGTGCTTTGATCAACCTGTTGCCTGGCAAAGACGGTTTGCTGCACATCAGCCAGATCGCGCACGAGCGCGTGGAAAAAGTGACCGACTACCTGAGCGAAGGCCAGATCGTCAAAGTCAAGGTCATGGAAACCGACGAAAAAGGCCGCATCAAGCTGTCGATGAAGGCTTTGCTGGACCGTCCCGCTCAAGGCTAA
- a CDS encoding NAD(P)H-quinone oxidoreductase, whose translation MNVIEIQSYGAPAVLVTGSRPDPVAGAGELLIRVSASGINRPDVLQRTGNYPVPPGASDIPGLEVAGVVVSGDAVAMAEAGFAVGDRVCALVAGGGYAQLCVAPVAQCLPVPKGLTDIEAASLPETFFTVWSNVFDRGRLQAGETLLIQGGTSGIGVTAIQMAKAAGAKVIATAGSDEKCQACLALGADHAINYKTTDFVAEAKRLTGGVGVDVILDMVAGDYVAREVESLAEDGRLVIIAVQGGLQSGFNAGLVLRRRLTITGSTLRPRPVAFKAAIAQALRQTVWPWIESGRIKPVIHSVFAATEAGGGLPSGAAQAHALMETNQHVGKLVVTW comes from the coding sequence ATGAACGTCATTGAAATCCAAAGCTACGGCGCCCCAGCGGTGCTGGTGACCGGCTCACGTCCCGACCCTGTGGCCGGGGCAGGGGAGCTGCTCATTCGCGTCTCGGCCAGCGGCATCAACCGCCCCGATGTGCTCCAGCGCACCGGCAACTATCCTGTGCCGCCGGGCGCCTCGGATATTCCGGGTCTGGAGGTCGCGGGTGTGGTGGTGTCGGGCGATGCAGTGGCCATGGCCGAAGCGGGTTTCGCAGTGGGCGACCGGGTGTGTGCCTTGGTCGCTGGCGGTGGTTATGCGCAGCTGTGCGTGGCCCCGGTGGCCCAGTGTTTGCCGGTTCCGAAGGGCCTGACGGACATCGAAGCCGCTTCGCTGCCCGAGACCTTCTTCACCGTGTGGAGCAATGTCTTCGACCGTGGTCGTTTGCAAGCGGGTGAGACCTTGTTGATTCAAGGTGGCACCAGTGGCATCGGTGTCACGGCGATTCAGATGGCCAAGGCCGCGGGTGCCAAGGTGATCGCCACTGCGGGTTCTGACGAAAAATGCCAGGCTTGCTTGGCATTGGGCGCTGACCATGCGATAAATTACAAAACCACCGATTTCGTGGCCGAGGCCAAGCGCCTGACGGGCGGCGTGGGGGTCGACGTGATTTTGGACATGGTCGCGGGCGACTATGTGGCGCGTGAAGTCGAGTCTCTTGCCGAGGACGGGCGTCTGGTCATCATCGCGGTGCAAGGCGGCCTCCAAAGCGGGTTCAATGCCGGCTTGGTGTTGCGACGCCGTTTGACGATCACAGGTTCGACCTTGCGTCCACGTCCCGTGGCCTTCAAGGCGGCCATCGCCCAGGCTTTGCGCCAAACCGTGTGGCCCTGGATCGAGTCGGGTCGCATCAAGCCGGTCATCCACAGCGTGTTTGCTGCAACGGAAGCTGGCGGTGGTTTGCCATCGGGTGCGGCGCAAGCCCATGCCTTGATGGAGACGAATCAACATGTGGGCAAATTGGTGGTGACTTGGTGA